A portion of the Jaculus jaculus isolate mJacJac1 chromosome 5, mJacJac1.mat.Y.cur, whole genome shotgun sequence genome contains these proteins:
- the Cldn8 gene encoding claudin-8 → MATYVLQIAGLVLGGIGMVGTVAVTIMPQWRVSAFIGSNIVVFENLWEGLWMNCMRHANIRMQCKVYDSLLALSPDLQASRGLMCAASVLSFLAFMTAILGMKCTRCTGDDDEVKSRILLTAGITFIITGLVVLIPVSWVANTIIRDFYNPIVDMAQKRELGEALYIGWTTALVLLAGGALFCCVFCCTEKSSSGRYSVPSHRTTQRGFHLEKRSPSIYSKSQYV, encoded by the coding sequence ATGGCAACCTATGTTCTGCAGATCGCTGGACTGGTGCTCGGTGGCATTGGCATGGTGGGCACAGTGGCTGTCACTATCATGCCTCAGTGGAGAGTGTCTGCCTTCATCGGGAGCAACATTGTGGTGTTTGAGAACCTCTGGGAAGGACTGTGGATGAACTGCATGAGGCACGCCAACATCAGGATGCAGTGCAAAGTCTACGACTCCCTGCTGGCTCTTTCCCCCGATCTGCAGGCATCCCGGGGCTTGATGTGCGCTGCCTCGGTGCTGTCCTTCCTGGCTTTCATGACAGCCATCCTGGGCATGAAGTGTACCAGGTGCACTGGGGATGATGACGAGGTGAAGAGCCGCATCCTGCTGACAGCTGGCATCACCTTCATCATCACGGGCCTGGTGGTGCTCATCCCCGTCAGCTGGGTGGCCAATACCATCATCAGAGACTTCTACAATCCCATAGTGGACATGGCCCAAAAACGGGAACTTGGAGAGGCCCTCTATATCGGCTGGACCACGGCCCTGGTGCTGCTGGCAGGGGGAGCGCTGTTCTGTTGTGTCTTTTGCTGCACTGAAAAGAGCAGCAGCGGCAGATACTCAGTCCCGTCTCATCGCACAACCCAGAGGGGTTTCCACCTGGAGAAGAGGTCGCCGAGCATATACTCCAAAAGCCAGTATGTGTAG